In Myotis daubentonii chromosome 16, mMyoDau2.1, whole genome shotgun sequence, one DNA window encodes the following:
- the RNF112 gene encoding RING finger protein 112, translating to MPRSAFSVISLCHRFGKQERKQSFMGNSSNSWHHAPSPRLEWGLGSRPGAPPEPPTCALCPEQRREPSRDHGPDARSRCSQRRRGCRRKGLRGLEERMGRLLRRPPPAVQESCARPEPEPLLLVRVGAAGGPRLRMGAVNRCLKHPLARDTPVCLLAVLGAPRSGKTLLLDGLLRGLPGLAREAGEGWPSGGGALPGCRWGADSLDRGVRMWSHPFLLGKEGREVAVFLVDTGDAMSPELSRETRTKLCALIMMLSSYQILSTSQELMDADLEYLEMFVHVAEVMGRHYGMVPIQRLDLLVRDSLRPNQAGRGPAGDALGPGKYPRVRALLRGRRARYCLLPALRRPWAGRDHGSPGSPEDEACPLRAYIADVLSAAPQHAKSRCQGDWSEGRPVARGDGRLLTGQQLAQEIKNLSGWMGRPGPGFASPDEMAAQLHDLRMVEAAKKEFKEYVRQQDVATKRIFSALRVLPDTMRSLLAAQKDAILARHGAALRCQGSAQALEALEAELQAQARAFMDTYTMRFCGHLAAVGGAVGAGLMGLAGGVVGAGMAAAALAAEAGMVAAGAAVGATGAAVVGGGVGAGLAATLGCMEKEEEERLQEGDREPLLRGE from the exons gcaccaCGCACCGTCCCCCAGGCTGGAGTGGGGCCTGGGGTCCCGGCCCGGGGCGCCTCCGGAGCCGCCCACCTGCGCCCTCTGCCCGGAGCAGCGGCGCGAGCCCTCGCGGGACCACGGCCCCGACGCCCGCAGCCGGTGCTCCCAGCGCCGCAGGGGCTGCCGGCGGAAGGGCCTCCGGGGCCTGGAGGAGAGGATGGGGCGCCTGCTGCGGAGGCCGCCGCCCGCCGTGCAG GAGAGCTGCGCGcggccggagccggagccgctgCTGCTGGTGCGGGTCGGCGCCGCTGGAGGCCCGCGGCTGAGGATGGGGGCCGTCAACCGCTGCCTGAAGCACCCGCTGGCCCGGGACACCCCCGTCTGCCTCCTCGCCGTGCTGGGGGCGCCGCGCTCCGGGAAGACCCTGCTCCTCGACGGCCTGCTCCGGGGGCTGCCGGGCCTGGCGCGG GAGGCGGGCGAGGGCTGGCCGAGCGGAGGGGGCGCCCTGCCGGGGTGCAGATGGGGCGCCGACAGCCTTGACCGGGGCGTGCGGATGTGGAGCCACCCCTTcctgctggggaaggaggggcgggag GTGGCTGTGTTTCTGGTGGACACGGGGGACGCCATGAGCCCTGAGCTGAGCCGAGAGACAAGGACCAAGCTGTGCGCCCTCATCATGATGCTGAGCTCCTACCAG ATCCTCAGCACTTCCCAGGAGCTGATGGACGCAGACCTCGAATACCTGGAG ATGTTTGTCCACGTGGCTGAGGTGATGGGCAGGCATTATGGGATGGTGCCCATCCAG CGCCTGGATCTCCTCGTTCGTGACTCACTCCGCCCCAACCAGGCAGGGCGGGGGCCCGCGGGGGACGCCCTCGGG CCTGGCAAATACCCCAGGGTCCGGGCGCTGCTGCGAGGGAGGCGAGCCCGCtactgcctgctgcctgctctgcGGCGACCATGGGCCGGCAGAGACCACGGGAGCCCGGGCA GCCCGGAGGACGAAGCCTGCCCGCTGCGGGCCTACATCGCGGACGTGCTGAGTGCCGCCCCGCAGCATGCCAAGAGCCGCTGCCAGGGGGACTGGAGTGAGGGACGCCCGGTGGCCAGGGGGGACGGCCGCCTGCTCACAGGGCAGCAGCTCGCTCAGGAAATCAAG AACCTCTCTGGCTGGATGGGGCGGCCAGGGCCCGGCTTTGCCTCTCCGGATGAG ATGGCCGCCCAGCTGCACGACCTGAGGATGGTGGAAGCTGCCAAGAAGGAGTTTAAGGAGTACGTGCGGCAGCAG GACGTGGCCACCAAGCGCATATTCTCTGCGCTCCGAGTCCTGCCAGACACCATGAGGAGCCTCCTCGCTGCCCAGAAAGACGCCATCCTGGCGCGCCACGGAGCGGCCTTGCGGTGCCAGGGCAGCGCGCAGGCCCTGGAGGCCCTGGAGGCTGAgctgcaggcccaggccagggccttcATGGACACCTACACCATGCGCTTCTGCGGCCACCTGGCCGCCGTGGGCGGGGCCGTGGGGGCCGGGCTCATGGGCCTGGCGGGGGGCGTGGTGGGCGCAGGCATGGCCGCAGCGGCACTGGCCGCGGAGGCCGGGATGGTGGCTGCCGGAGCTGCGGTGGGGGCCACAGGGGCCGCCGTGGTTGGGGGTGGCGTGGGTGCTGGGCTGGCTGCCACCTTGGGCTgcatggagaaggaggaggaggagaggctgcaggagggggACCGAGAGCCGCTGCTCCGGGGAGAGTAA